The Vicinamibacterales bacterium DNA window CAGAGCCATCCCGACGAGGACTTCGCCGAGACCTTTGCCGTGTGGCTGACGCCGGGCGCCCACTGGGAGGAGCGCTACGTGGGCTGGCCGGCGGCGAAGAAGCTGGAGTACGTCGACGCGCTGATGCGGTCGCTGCGCGGGAAGCGGGCCCGCGTGGAGGTGCCGCTGGAAGTGGAACCGTTGTCGACGTCGCGGCTGACGCTCCGCCAGCACTACCGGCGCAAGCGGCGGCACTACGGCGTGGAGCGTCCGAAGTTCTACGACCGTGAGCTGCGCAAGCTCTTCTCCGACGCCCCCGAGCACGCGACCAACATGTCGGCGGTCCAGTTCCTGGCCCGCATCCGGCGGCCCGTGCGCCGGCTCGTCGCCGACTGGACGGGCATCTACCAGTACACGATCGACCAGGTGTTCGAGGACATCGCCGCCCGCTGCCGCGAGCTCAAGCTGCGCCTGGCGGTGCCGGAGGCGCAGGCGCGCCAGGAGTTCACCGTGTTCCTCACCGTGCAGACCATGAACTACCTCCATAGCGGGCGTCACCGGGTGGCGCTGTGAGGGGCGCGCCGTGAAGCCGACCCGCGTGCTGGTGCTGGTTCACAAGCACCTCATTCCCCCTGACGCCGCGACCGAGGAGGAGGCCGCGTCCGCCGAATGGAAGATGGAGTGGGACGTGGTCTCGACGCTGCGGAAGCGGAACCACGAACTGCGCGTCATCGGCGTCACCGACGACCTGACGCCCATCCGGTCCAGCATGGACGAGTTCAAGCCGGCCATCGTCTTCAACCTGATGGAGGCCTTCGCGAACGTCAGCGTCTTCGACCAGAACGTCGTGAGCTACCTCGAGCTGCTGCGGGTGCCCTACACGGGCTGCAACCCGCGTGGCCTGACGCTCTCGCGCGACAAGGCGCTCGCGAAGAAGCTGATGGCCTATCACCGGATCCCGGTGCCGGACTTCGTCGTGGTGCCGCGCGGCCGCAAGCCTCGCCGGCCCAAGCGCCTGACGTTCCCCGTGATCGTCAAGTCGCTCATCTACGAGTCGTCCATCGGCATCTCGCAGGCGTCGGTCGTCGCCAACGAAGAGCAGCTCCTGAAGCGCGTGCAGTTCGTGCACGACACCATCGGCACGGCGGCCATCGTCGAGCAGTTCATCGAGGGCCGGGAGCTGTACGCGGGGGTGCTCGGCAACGATCGGCTCCGTGTGTTCCCCGTGTGGGAGATGTCGTTCGCCAAGATGCCCGAGAACGCCTGGCACATCGCGACCGAGCGCGTGAAGTGGAACGTCGCGTACCAGAAGAAGCACGGCATCGACACGGGGGAAGCGGCCCTCACCTACGGCATGGCCACGCGCGTCCAGCACCTGGCGAAGCGCGTGTTCCGGGCCCTGGACCTGACCGGCTACGCCCGCATCGATCTCAGGCTCGCCGCCGACGGCCGCCTGTTCGTGATCGAGGCCAACCCGAATCCCCAGCTCGCGCAGGGCGAGGACTTCGCGCAGTCGGCCAAGCTCGCGAAAGTGCCCTACGGGGAACTCCTGGAGCGCATCATGACGCTGGGGCTGCAATGGCAGCCTGAGCGCACCGCCTAAAGCGGTCGCTCAGGTTGGGGCCTGAGCGGACCGCCTAAAGCGGTCGCTCAGGTCGGGCCTGAGCGGACCGCCTAAAGCCGTCGCTCAGGTTGAAGCCGGAACGGACGGCTAGCGGAAGACGAGGCCGACCGTGGCGCGCCAGAAGCGGAGCCGCGCGCTGTCGCCGCTCACCTCCGAGACGTCGGCCGACGAGATGCTCTTGAGGTAGCGGACGTCGAATCGCAGGCCGACCACGTCGGACACGAACCCCACGGCCCCCGCGCCGAGGGTGAGGCCGAGGAAGTCGTTGCTGAACTCCAGGAAGTCGATGCCGTTCCTCGACGAGGCGTGCATCCAGCCAAGGCCGGCGACCGCGTAGGGCCGGAGGGACTCCCGCGTGATGCGGAGGGGCAGCGCCAGCATGACGTTGCCCGACAGCGTGGTCACGCCGCTGCGCGTGACGAGGTTGTCCCTGGTGCGCTCGAAGAAGCGGGGCTGGTGCGCGACCTCCAGTTCGAGCCCGAGTCCGGAGTCGCTGATGGCCACGCCCGACACACCGAGCGAGAGCTTCGTGTCGCGGGCCCCCACGTCGTTGTCGAAGTCGAGGTCGTTGGTGGCGCCCCTGAACTTCACCCCCATGAAGGGGGAGACGAAGATGTCGGCCGCCGCGGGCGTCGGTGCCGAGACAGCCATCCAGCCCACGAGTGCCGCTGTCAGCAGGCGGGTCCGGCGCACGGTACTCGGCGATCAGGAGACGAACAGCCGGAGGAACAGCTTGGCGAAGAGCGACGCGGTGACGTCGCCGGCCGCCAGGGCGTCGGCCGGTCCGAGCCCGTCGCTGTTGGCCAGCATGATCAGCGTGACGCCGCGGTCCGGCACCTTGATCACGAGCGCGGAGCCGGCGTCGCGGAGGCTCCCGAACTGCCAGACCAGCCGCGTGCCGTTGTAGGACTGCACGAACCAGCCCAAGCCGAGGGGCAGGCTGGTCCCGCTGTTGGACGTCACGTTGGTCCACGCCACGGTCCGCAAATCGCGGCCCACCAGGTCGTCGGCGTCGAGCGCCATCTCGAAGCGCGCAAGGTCGCGGACGGTCGAGACCAGCCCGGTGGCGGCGGTCACCGCTTCGGCCGGGTACTCGCTGCGGGTGGCGCGTCCGGAGCGGTCCACCCGGTAGGGCACCGCCAGCCGCTTCAGCACGTCGCCGTATGCGCGCAGCACGTCGTCGTCGAAGTACTGGTCGTCGACCCGCGACAGCACACCCAGGTCCCGTCCGGGTACCGAGTCCTTCATGCCGAGCCGGTCGAAGATGTCGGCGGCCACGGCGGCGCGGTACGGCCGCTCGCTGCACTCGTCAGCCACGCGCGACAGCGCCCCGAATCGATCCGGGTCGAACCGGAACGCGTCGCCGGGCACGCCAGCGGACGTGTGCGCCATCACGTGGAAGATCGTGGCGCTGGATTCGGGAATCTCGGAGGTCCAGCGACGGACCGGCTGGGCGATGTTCAGGCCGGCGCGTTCCACGCACTGGCCGAGCACGATGGCCGTGACCGATTGGGTGAGCTGCCCGATGAGATAGGGCGTGTCGGGCCGGGCAAAGACGTTGTTCTCGATGTCCTGCTTCCCGAGCCCGACGTCCCAGGCCGGGCGGCCGTCCTGCACGATGGCCGCGGACAGGCCGGGGATGCCCGTTTCCTGTCGCAGGGAGTCGAGATAGCGTTCGAAGAGGGTGAAGGGCAGACCCTGAGCGGCGGGGCGTGACGACAGGGTCGCCACGGCGAGACACCCACATACGGCCGCGATGAGAGGGCGCATCGACATCAAGGCAAAAGCCGCTCTTGCATCATACCATCCGAGGTACCTTTCGGCCCTGGCCGGCCCGGGACCTGTGCTAGCCTTACAGAGCCCGTCCCCCGACGGACGCCTGACGTGATGATCTGCCCGCGCGCCGCCCGCCTTGCCACGCTCGTGGCGGTCGTGTCGCTGGCGGGCGTCGGCGCGGCGCGGGCGGACACCCTCCGGATCGTCCCACTCGTGCGCGACGGCCACGTCCTGGTGTCCTGCCAGCTCGCCGACGGATATACGGCCGACGTCCACGACGTCATCCAGAGCGGGTTGAAGACCACGTTCACCTACGACGTCGAGCTTCGGATCAAGGTGCCGATGTGGGTGGACCGGGTCGTCGACACGGTCACCGTCACGACGACGGTCCAGTACGACAACCTCACGCGGCGCCACTCCATCTCGCGGTACCTCGACGGCCGCATCGACGTCGCCAAGGTGACCGAAGACGAGTCCGTCGTCCGCGACCTCCTCACCACGTTCGACAAGCTGCCCCTCTTCAAGACCACGCGGCTGGAACCGAACCGCGAGTACTATCTCGTGGTCCGCGCCGCCGCGCGCCCGAACAGCAACGTGCCGCTCTGGCCGTGGGGCAACGGTGTGTCGGGCATGGCGAAGTTCACGTTCATTCCCTAGCCTGGCCCCTGCCACGGCTCCGTCCGCGCCCGTTCGGCCCAGCCGTGCGGGCGCGTCGTGTTTTGGTAGAGTAGGCGGCGCTGTCCGCTGACCTTCACACGAGGTTTCCCATGGCATTTCGGACCCACAGCCGGCTCGGGCTCTTCGTCGCCACGGCGCTGAGCACCGCGGGCGCGGCCCTGCTGCTGGCCCAGTCGGCTTCCACGCCGGTGAACGATCCGCCGAATCCCTACACGACGGTCGAGAACTACTTCAAGCTGCCCGCGGGCCGGACGTGGGGCTCGACGAGCGCCGTGGACATCGATCCCGACGGCCGGTCCATCTGGGTGGCGGAGCGGTGCGGCGCCAACGGCTGCTGGGACCGCGAGAAGGGCCAGATGTCGCCGGTGCCCGTCATCCTGAAGTTCGACGCGTCCGGGGCGCTCGTGAAGAGCTTCGGCACGGGAGTGGCCGTGTTCCCGCACGGCATCCACGTGGATCGCGAGGGCAACGTGTGGATCACCGACGGCCAGGACAACCTGCCGCGGCGCCCGCGCACCGCGTCCGCCGACGCGCCCATGCCGCCCATGCCCGCCAAGGTGGTCGGCCACCAGGTGCTGAAGTTCAGCCCCGACGGCACGCTGCTGCTGGCGCTGGGCAAGCCGGGCGGCAACCAGCCGGGGCAGACGCCCGATCCGGCGTCCTTCTACGAGCCGAACGACGTCATCACGTATCCCAACGGCGACATCCTCGTGGCCGAGGGCCACGGCAACGCGCCGCCGTCGACGGCGCGTCTCATCCGCTTCGACAAGAACGGCAAGTTCCTGCGGGAGTTCGGCAAGATGGGCACGGGCCGCGACGGCGAGTTCATGCAGCCCCACGGCCTGGCGTTCGACTCGCGCGGCCGCCTGTTCGTGGCGGACCGCAACAACAACCGCATCCAGATTCTCGACGCCGAGACCTACGCCACCCTCGACACCTGGTACCAGTTCAGCCGGCTGAGCGGCATCTTCATCGACAAGAACGACATGCTCTACGGCGCCGATTCGGAGTCGGGCTCCGTGAACCCCGCGCACGGCGCGTGGATGCGCGGCATGCGCATCGGATCGGCGCGAGACGGCAAGGTGGTGGCGTTCATCCCGGACCCGACCAGCGTCGGAGAGAAGTTCGCGATGGTCGATGGCAAGCCGGTGATGACCAAGGCCGACGGCTCGCCAGGCGCCCGCGGCACGCTCGCCGCGGAAGGCGTGGCGGTGGACGCGGCCGGCAACATCTACGGCGCAGAAGTCGGCCCCCGGGCGGTCAAGAAGTACGTCAGGAAGTAGGGCCGTCCATGCGACACCAGCCGGCGGCGATCGTGGCGGCGGTGTCGGTCGTCGGGGCCCTCGCGGCGGCGCCGTCTCCGCGTCCGGCGTCCGCCACGGCCCTGCTCGCCGGCGCCCGCCAGCTCGTGCTCGTCACGACCGCCGGGTGGAACGACGTCTCGGGCACGGTGCATGCCTTTGAGCGCGACGGCGCCGGAGCGTGGATCGAGGCCCGGCGCCGCACGGGGCGGACGACCGCCCCCGTGGCTGCCGGCGTGTCCATCGTGGTCGGCAAGAACGGCGTCGCCTGGGATCCGGGCGTCGTGGCGCCGGTGGCCGGGCCGGTGAAGGCGGAAGGCGACGGGCGGTCGCCCGCCGGCGTTTTCGCGCTGGGGACGGCGTTCGGATTCGCCCCCGCGGCCGAGGCCGCCTGGCTGAGGCTGCCCTACGTGGAAGTCTCCCCTGGCCTGGAGTGCGTCGACGACACGGCCTCGGCGCGGTACAACGAACTCGTCGATCGCGCGTCCAGCGAGGACACGTGGACGAGCAGCGAGAAGATGCGCGAGATCAGCCCCGCCTACCACTGGGGCGTCGTCGTGGAGTACAACACGCGGCCCGTCGTGCCCGGCCGGGGGTCGTGCATCTTCCTCCACATCGGCGGCGAGGGCGGGCGGGGCACCGCCGGCTGCACCGCCATGACGGAATCCGCGCTGACCGGGCTGATGCGCTGGCTCGATCCCGCGCGCCAGCCCGTCCTCGTGCAACTGCCCAGGGAGGCCCTGGCCGCGCTGCGCACCGCGTGGAGCCTGCCCGCCCTCCCCGCGGCGCGCTGAGACGGTGCGCCCGCCGTCCGTCGTCTACTTGACGGCGCCGTCGAGGCCCTCGGTGAGCTCGACGTAGGTCCCGAAGGGATCGGTGAAGAAGGCGATGCCGATGCCGAGCGCCGCCACCTTGCTGTAGGGCCTGTCGAACTTCACCCCGGCCGCTTCCAACGTCTTGCAGAACGCCTCGAGGCCCCGCACCTCGAAGCCGACGTGATCGAGCGAGCGCCCCTTCGTGCCGGCCACGGCCACGTCGGACGGCGAGTAGGTGAGGTTGACGCCGGGCAGATCGGCGGCCTGGAACGAGCCGCGCATCCCGCCCTTCGCCCCGAAGTGCTCGACGTACCAGGCCTTCATCGCCTCCACCTGCGGCGTCGCGTAGTGGATGTGGTGCAGGGCGATGGGCGTGGCCAGGGTCTTCACTTCCACGAGCTCGACCTTCACGTCGTCGGGCGCCATCACGAACGCGATCGACGTCTTCTGGTCGGGCACGTAGGCCATGTCGTCCTTCACCTCGTACACCGGAGGCGCCTCCGCCCGCGTGACCATCGGGAAGCCCGCCGCCTTCAGGCGCGCGACGGCCGCGCGGAGGTCCGTGACCCCGAACCCGACGTGGTTCACGCTCGTGCCCTTGGTGCCGCCCGCCGGTGAGCCCTGCCGCAGCAGCACGATGACGTTCGGGAACACCGCGGCCTCGGTGGTGCCGAGCTTGGCGGATCGGCCCCCGAGCGCGTCCACCCAGAACTTCTTGTGGGCGTCCACGCTCGTGACCGTCAGGTGGTGGTGCCCGTAGACGATCGGGCCGTCCTTGGCCGCGAGGAGCTGCGCTCCGGCGGGGCCGCCTGCTGCGCAGACGAGGCCGATCGAGAGGATCGCGGGGAAGAGGCGCATGGCGCTACCTGGCCGCGAAGCAGTAGAAGTAGCCGGCGCCGCCGGTCGCGACGAGGTTCGGCTGGCTGCAACCCTTCGAGGGGTGCGCGGAATTCCAGGACGTCGGGTTGGTACCGCCGCCCTGCTTGTCGAAGTGGCCCAGGAGCGCGCTGCCGGCCCCGTTGCTCGTCCAGTTTCCGCACGTCGTGTCGCCGGCACCGGTGGCCAGCGTGCCGTCGAGGTTCGAGCCGGTCAGGATGTCGTGCTGGTTCGGCGTGTCCCCGCGGCCGTTCACGACGGTGCCCTTCTCGGTGAGCGAGTTCTCCTTGCCGAGCTTGTTGTTGTCGCTGTGGAGGTCGGCCACGCTGCTGGCCACCATCACGCCTTTCGCGTTGTACCAGGGGCCGCTCCCGATGCGATCCCGGGCGTTGACCGCGGGCTGGCCGTTGGCGGCCGCCGCGCTGAGATATGCGCGCCACTCGCGATTCCCGGCCCCGGCCGCCTTGGCCAGCGCCTGGCAGTGCGCATCGGCGCCCGCGATGCCGCCGAGGTTCGCGCCGTCGCCCTTCCCCACGGACGTGATGAAGAACCCGAGCGGCGCCTGCGCCTGCGTCTCGACCGTCGCCGCACCCACGAGCAGACCGGCGCCGAGCAGCGCCATTCCCAGAACCATTCGTCTCATCGCGATTCCTCCGTGTCCAGGCCCGCCCGTTCGGGCTCGACGGGCTAGTCTACTCACGGCGCCGAGGCGCTCGCCACCCACGCGCGAGGCCAGCCGGACCTTGCCTCGACGTCTCCCGATGTCACCGGCAGGAGGCGATCCGGGCATGTAGAATACGGCTTTGTTCCAGTGTTTCTGGGGGTCCCCGCCGTGGACTGCCGGAAGGAGTGTTCGCACATGCGGTGGCTCGTCGTCGTAGGGGTGTCGTTGACCGCAGCCGCGGCGGTCGATTTGGATGCGGCAGCCGCGCCTGCCGGTCGGGCGGGGCGCCAGACAGTGGCGCCGGCCGCGTCCCACGCCACGCTGGACACGACCGCACAGACCGCGACGGTCCGCCAGTACTGCGCGACGTGCCACTCCGAACGCGGCAAGGCCGGCGGGATCTCGCTGGCGTCGTTCGACGCGGCCGCACTGCTCGACGACGTCGCGCTCGGCGAGAAGATCGTCCGCAAGCTGCGGCTCGGGATGATGCCGCCGGCGGGCGCGAAGCGGCCCGAGGGCACGGTGCTGGCGGATCTGGCGACGGCGTTCGAGACGACGCTGGACGGCGCCGAAGCCAGGACGCCGCATCCCGGCGGCCGGTCCTTCCAGCGGTTGAACCGCGCCGAATACGCCCGCGCGGTCAAGGAGATCTTCGCGCTCGACGTCGACGTGAGCGCGCTGCTGCCCGCCGACACCATCGTGAACGGGTTCGACAACGTCGTCGACGCCCAGACCTTCTCCCCCGCGCTCATGGAGTCCTACCTGCGCGCGGCGGGCCGGGTGGCGGCGCTCGCCCTCGGCGATCCCGAGGCCCCCGCCGCCGAGGCCCTCTACCGCGTGCCGAAGACCGCCTCGCAGCTCCAGCGGGTGGACGGGGCGCCGTTCGGCACCCGCGGCGGCGTCTCGGTCGTCCACACGTTCCCGGCCGACGGCGAGTACCTGTTCCGCGTCGAGCTCCACGGCAATGCCTGCGGCTTCCTGTTCGGGGGGCCGGCACCCAACGAGCAGATCGAGATCTCGGTGGACGGCGAGCGCAAGGCGCTCCTCGAGATCGACCCGAAGATGTACGAGGGCTCGACGAGCCTCATCATGAAGACGGCGGACATCCACGTCACCGCGGGTGCGCACCGCGTGACGGCCGCCTTCCTCCAGCGCTTCGAGGGGCCGGTGAACGATCTCATCGCCCCCATCGACCACACCCTGGCCGACACGCAGATCGGCGTCGCCTTCGGTATCACGACCCTGCCGCATCTGAAGGACCTGGCCGTGGTCGGGCCGCAGCGCGTCACCGGCATCTCCGACACCGACAGCCGGCGCGCCGTGTTCACCTGCCGCCCGACGTCGGCAGCCTCGGAGCAGGATTGCGCCACCGAGATCGTCCGGCGCGTGTCGACCAAGGCGTTCCGCCGTCCGGTGACCGACGTGGAGTTCGCCGAGCTCATGAAGTTCTACGAGCAGGGCCGCCAGGACCGCGACTTCGAGGGCGGCATCGAGGCGGCGATGGAAGCCGTGCTGGCGAGCCCGCAGTTCCTGTTCAAGCTCGAGACCCCGCCCGCGTCGGCCCGCCGCGGCACGACGGCCTACCGCGTGCGCGACATCGACCTCGCCTCCCGCCTGTCGTTCTTCATCTGGGGCGTCGGTCCCGACGAGGAGCTGCGCCGGCTGGCCGCCCAGGGCCGGCTCGGCAACGCCGCCGTCTTCGAGCGGCAGGTCAAGCGCCTGCTGGCCGACCCGCGCTCAGACGCGCTGGCCACGCGCTTCGCCGCGCAGTGGCTGCGGCTGCGCGACGTCGAGGAAGTGCTGCCGGACGCCCTGACCTATCCGTACTTCGATCGCACGCTCGGCCGCGCCATGATGAAGGAGACCGAGCTCTTCTTCGCCAACCTCGTGCGCGAGGACCGGAGCGTGCTGGAGCTCATCACCGCCGACTACTCGTTCGTGAACGAGCGGCTGGCCCGGCACTACGGCATCCCCAACGTGACCGGGAACGAGTTCCGCAAGGTCACGATGCCGCCGGAGCGCCGGGGCATTCTGGGGCAGGGGAGCATCCTGGTGCAGACGTCGGTCGCCGACCGGACGTCGCCCGTCATGCGCGGCAAGTGGGTGATGGAGGTGATGCTCGGCTCGCCGCCCCCGGCGCCGCCGCCGAACGTGCCGACGCTCGAAGAGACCGGCGGCACGACCGGCAACAAGGTGCTGACGGTCCGCGAGCGCATGGAGGCGCACCGGAAGAACCCGGCGTGCCTGTCGTGCCACCGCGTGATCGACCCGCTGGGACTCACGCTCGAGAACTTCGACGTCACGGGCAAGTACCGCATCAAGGACAACGGGAACCCCGTGGACACGGCCGGCCAGCTCTACGACGGCACGCCCATGGAAGGACCGGCGGGCCTCAGGGCCGCGATCCTGAAGAACAAGTACGCGTTCCTCTCGAGCTTCACCCAGAGCCTGATGACCTACGCCCTGGGCCGCCGGGTGGAGCCCACGGACATGCCGACCGTCCGCCGCGTGCTCCGGGGCGCCGAGTCGAAGGACTTCGCGCTCTCCGCCTTCGTGCTGGGCATCGCGACGAGCCCGGCCTTCCAGATGAACGTGGAGCCCGCCGCCGACACGACGACCGCGGCGCCCGCGCCCGCGCGATGATGGACCGTATGCAGGAGTCGACATGCTACTGACGAAGCGCCACCTTCCCCGCCGGACCTTGCTGAAGGGCATGGGGGCCGCGATCGCCCTCCCCTTGCTGGACGCCATGATCCCGGCCAGCACCGCCCTGGCCAAGGCGCTGCCCGGCAAGCGCCGTCTCATCGCGATGGAGATGGTCCACGGCGCCGCGGGCAGCACGACCTTCGGCGCCAAGCGCAACCTGTGGGCCCCGGCCGCCGCCGGTCGCGACTTCGACCTGTCGCCCACGGCGATGGCGCCGCTCGAGCCCTATCGCGACTACCTGACGATCGTCAGCAACACCGACGTGGCCAACGCCGAGGCCTTCACGCCGCCCGAGATCGGCGGCGACCACTTCCGGTCGGCGGCCGTCTTCCTGACGCAGTCGCACCCCAAGCAGACGCAGGGCTCGGACCTGCACGCCGGGACCTCGATCGATCAGATCGTGGCGCAGAAGATCGGCCACGAGACGCCCATCCCCTCGATGCAGCTGTGCATCGAGAACGTCGACCAGTCCGGCGGGTGCTTCTACGGGTACTCGTGCGCCTACACCGATTCCATCAGCTGGGCCGATCCCGAGACCCCGCTGCCGATGATCCGCGACCCGCGTCTCGTCTTCGACCAGCTCTTCGGCATCGGCGCGACGCCGGAGGCGCGGGCCCGCCGCCGCAAGCGCGACATGAGCCTGCTCGACTTCGTGTCCGAGTCGGTCAATCGATTGCAGAAGGACCTGGGCGCCACCGACCGCGCGCGGCTGTCCGAGTACCTGGAGGACGTGCGCGAGATCGAGCGCCGCATCCAGAAGGTCGAGGAGAAGAACTCGAGCGGCGAACAGCGCGAACTGCCCGGTGCGCCCCGCGGCGTGCCCGACAGCTACGAAGAGCACGTCAAGCTGATGATGGACCTGCAGGTGCTGGCGTTCCAGTCGGACCTGACGCGCGTGTTCGCCTTCAAGTTGAGCCGCGATGTCTCGAATCGCGTGTTCATCCCGGAGGTCAACACCGGGTTCCACATCGCGTCCCACCACGGCGAGCGCGACGAGCGCATCCTCGACTTCGCCAAGATCAACCGCTACCACGTGGGCCTGGTGCCGTACCTGCTCGAGAAGCTGAAGAACACGCCGGACGGCGACGCCGGCAACCTGCTCGACAACACGCTGGTGTTCTACGGGTCGCCCATGGGCAACCCGAACGTGCACAACCACAAGCGCTGCCCGCTCTTCATCGCCGGCCACGCCGGGGGCGCCGTCCAGGGCAACCTGCACATCAGGACGGCCGATGGCACGCCGATGGCGAACGCCATGCTGTCGATGCTCAGGGCCTTCGACGTGACCAACCCGCAGTTCGGCGACAGCACCGCCGAACTCGACCTCAATCAGCCGCTGGCCACGACGATGGCAGAGAGGATCTGACGCCCATGCGGATGTCTTCCACCGCGCGCGCCGCGCTCGTCGCCGGCCTGGTCGCGTGCTCGGCCGGGCTGCTGGGCGCCCAGGCGCCGACCAGCCCCGTGGCCGATGCCGCCATGGCGAAGGAACCCGAGACCGTCCAGAAGCTGCTGCGCTCGGGGGCCGACCCCAACGCCGCGCAGGGCGACGGGATGACCGCCCTGCATTGGGCCGCCCTGCACGGCGACACGACCATGGCCGACATGCTGCTCGTGGCGGGCGCGAACGTCCGGGCCACGACGCGGATCGGCGGGTTCACGCCCCTCCACCTGGCCTGCCGTGCCGGGCAGGACGGGGCCGTGGTGCCCATGCTCAAGGCCGGAGCGCCTGCCGACGCCCCGACCAGCACCGGCGCCACGCCCCTGATGCTGGCCGCGGCCTCGGGCAACGCCGCGATCGTGAATGCCCTGGCCGACGCCGGCGCCGCGCTGGACGCCACCGAGTCGGCCAACGGCCAGACCGCCCTGATGTTCGCCGCCGGGCTCGGCCGCACCGAGGCGGTGCAGGCGCTCCTGGCCCATGGCGCCAAGCCCGACGTGCAGTCGCACGTGGTGGACCTGAGCACCGTGGAAGTGCCCGAGGAGGTCCTGCAGGATCAGCTGCGGCAGGAGCAGGGGCGTGCGACGGCCGCCCGGGCGGGCAGCGCGCCGGCCGCGGCTGCGCCGAACAGGGCGGGGGCGGCTCCGGCGCGGGTCGCGGGCGTGGACCGGCCCTACAAGTACAACGAGCTCATCGGCCAGTACGGCGGCCTCACGGCGCTCCATCTCGCGGCGCGGCAGGGCGCGGCCGACACCGTCAAGGCGCTCGTCGAGGGCGGCGCCGACGTGAACCGGGTGACGGCCGGCGACCACTCGAGCCCGATGGTGATCGCCGCCATCAACGGCCAGTTCGACCTGGTGGCGTATCTGCTCTCGAAGGGCGCGGACCCGAACCTGGCGAGCGACGCCGGCATGACCCCGCTGTATGCCGTGCTCAACGTGCAATGGCAGCCGCGGTCGTTCTATCCGCAGCCGCGCGCCTACCTCCAGCAGAAGACCTCGTACCTGGATCTGATGACGCAACTCCTCGACAAGGGCGCCGATCCGAACGCCCGGACGAACAAGAAGATCTGGTACACGCAGTACAACTTCGACCTGCTGCGAGTGGACGATCAGGGCGCCACGCCGTTCTGGCGCGCCGCCTATGCCAGCGACATCGAGGCCATGAAGCTCCTGGTGGCCCGTGGCGCGGACCCAAGCATCCCCACGGCCAAGCCCGCGGCGAACGACCGGTTCCGCCAGGGCGGCGTGCGCAGCACGGATGAGAGCCGCGATCACTCGGGGCTGCCGCCGGTGCCCACCAATGGCCCGGACATCCCGCCGCTGCTGGCCGCGTCGGGCGCGGGCTACGGCGAGGGGTTCGCCGGCAACGCGCACCGCTTCGCGCCCTCGGGCATGCTGGCTGCGGTGAAGTACCTCATCGAGGACCTCGGGACCGACCCCAACGTCCGCGACGCGGACGGCAACACGGCCCTCCACCACGCCGCCTCACGCGGCGACAACGAGATGATCAAGTACCTGGTGTCGAAGGGCGCGGACGTCACGAAGGTGAACCGCGGCGGCCAGACCACGGTGGACATGGCCAACGGCCCGGTCCAGCGCGT harbors:
- a CDS encoding ATP-grasp domain-containing protein; protein product: MKPTRVLVLVHKHLIPPDAATEEEAASAEWKMEWDVVSTLRKRNHELRVIGVTDDLTPIRSSMDEFKPAIVFNLMEAFANVSVFDQNVVSYLELLRVPYTGCNPRGLTLSRDKALAKKLMAYHRIPVPDFVVVPRGRKPRRPKRLTFPVIVKSLIYESSIGISQASVVANEEQLLKRVQFVHDTIGTAAIVEQFIEGRELYAGVLGNDRLRVFPVWEMSFAKMPENAWHIATERVKWNVAYQKKHGIDTGEAALTYGMATRVQHLAKRVFRALDLTGYARIDLRLAADGRLFVIEANPNPQLAQGEDFAQSAKLAKVPYGELLERIMTLGLQWQPERTA
- a CDS encoding VOC family protein, whose product is MRLFPAILSIGLVCAAGGPAGAQLLAAKDGPIVYGHHHLTVTSVDAHKKFWVDALGGRSAKLGTTEAAVFPNVIVLLRQGSPAGGTKGTSVNHVGFGVTDLRAAVARLKAAGFPMVTRAEAPPVYEVKDDMAYVPDQKTSIAFVMAPDDVKVELVEVKTLATPIALHHIHYATPQVEAMKAWYVEHFGAKGGMRGSFQAADLPGVNLTYSPSDVAVAGTKGRSLDHVGFEVRGLEAFCKTLEAAGVKFDRPYSKVAALGIGIAFFTDPFGTYVELTEGLDGAVK
- a CDS encoding outer membrane beta-barrel protein, coding for MRRTRLLTAALVGWMAVSAPTPAAADIFVSPFMGVKFRGATNDLDFDNDVGARDTKLSLGVSGVAISDSGLGLELEVAHQPRFFERTRDNLVTRSGVTTLSGNVMLALPLRITRESLRPYAVAGLGWMHASSRNGIDFLEFSNDFLGLTLGAGAVGFVSDVVGLRFDVRYLKSISSADVSEVSGDSARLRFWRATVGLVFR
- a CDS encoding serine hydrolase domain-containing protein is translated as MATLSSRPAAQGLPFTLFERYLDSLRQETGIPGLSAAIVQDGRPAWDVGLGKQDIENNVFARPDTPYLIGQLTQSVTAIVLGQCVERAGLNIAQPVRRWTSEIPESSATIFHVMAHTSAGVPGDAFRFDPDRFGALSRVADECSERPYRAAVAADIFDRLGMKDSVPGRDLGVLSRVDDQYFDDDVLRAYGDVLKRLAVPYRVDRSGRATRSEYPAEAVTAATGLVSTVRDLARFEMALDADDLVGRDLRTVAWTNVTSNSGTSLPLGLGWFVQSYNGTRLVWQFGSLRDAGSALVIKVPDRGVTLIMLANSDGLGPADALAAGDVTASLFAKLFLRLFVS
- a CDS encoding DUF4390 domain-containing protein, encoding MICPRAARLATLVAVVSLAGVGAARADTLRIVPLVRDGHVLVSCQLADGYTADVHDVIQSGLKTTFTYDVELRIKVPMWVDRVVDTVTVTTTVQYDNLTRRHSISRYLDGRIDVAKVTEDESVVRDLLTTFDKLPLFKTTRLEPNREYYLVVRAAARPNSNVPLWPWGNGVSGMAKFTFIP
- a CDS encoding putative zinc-binding metallopeptidase, which produces MAKAVPVPDHWAELPDEHLLDLRLRDLPIALPGSVMQGRIAELQAELDTRDLRVAIHYYLAEEWFTPDGSTSIAVPFYLAHPRLERLERAQMLEVEGGDYEWCMRILRHEAGHVVDNGYKLRLRRQRQELFGPSSEPYPEFYAPKPYSKSFVMHIDPWYAQSHPDEDFAETFAVWLTPGAHWEERYVGWPAAKKLEYVDALMRSLRGKRARVEVPLEVEPLSTSRLTLRQHYRRKRRHYGVERPKFYDRELRKLFSDAPEHATNMSAVQFLARIRRPVRRLVADWTGIYQYTIDQVFEDIAARCRELKLRLAVPEAQARQEFTVFLTVQTMNYLHSGRHRVAL